A genomic window from Ilyobacter polytropus DSM 2926 includes:
- a CDS encoding bifunctional diguanylate cyclase/phosphodiesterase, with translation MKNIVSVIDILEKWTTPKGIRKIILTLFILSLQMMIYRVVYLTGGAKFSYSQAMYIPLILGSLFFGVIGGVTFGASGGLLLGPLMPLDTITMEMQDFINWNYRLGFYIVIGLITGIIIDFLVSTIKKLNKLSFYNHFTNLPNARYFENMRIKENTPGYFFIIEMNNYSQILYNLGYEFSMKFVIAFAKEVSGIIKSYEDSQVFHLQDNKFGVLIKDPNEKEISKKFLKLGQMAIKVDGIEVHPYIFVGAARCEKNSCDLLKKAEYARLFAKKNLRDYHMYIPETSSKIDRNFKLFEEFPRAISNDEFFLCYHPKFEVSTGLVKEAEVLIRWMHPKKGTVGPNEFIPYLETTTFITKITKWILRQSLKSLNIMEKAGVDIKLSINVPLKILEDPEFIAYLKELRQMGYPLKKIEFEILERDCVEDFKKISHIMNSIKKMGISFSLDDFGTGYSALSYVKKLPFDKIKLDMMFIKDLEQSRENMGIVKSAIDMAHNMGITVVAEGVESEDTLEMLKKLKCDHAQGFYFNHPLRRVEFIKWYHSDENKKFFQEMTS, from the coding sequence TTGAAAAATATCGTATCAGTTATAGACATTTTAGAAAAATGGACCACCCCAAAGGGAATCAGAAAAATAATACTGACTCTTTTCATATTATCACTTCAGATGATGATTTATAGGGTGGTATATCTGACTGGAGGGGCGAAATTTTCCTATTCTCAGGCTATGTATATTCCTCTTATACTGGGATCTCTTTTTTTTGGAGTGATTGGTGGAGTTACCTTTGGAGCGAGCGGTGGTCTCCTTTTAGGACCTTTGATGCCTTTAGATACAATCACCATGGAGATGCAGGATTTTATAAACTGGAACTATAGACTTGGTTTTTATATCGTCATAGGATTGATAACTGGTATAATAATTGATTTCTTAGTTTCCACAATTAAAAAACTAAACAAACTGAGCTTCTATAATCATTTTACAAATCTTCCCAATGCAAGATATTTTGAAAACATGAGGATAAAAGAAAATACTCCGGGATATTTTTTCATAATCGAGATGAACAACTATTCCCAGATTCTTTACAATCTAGGCTATGAATTCAGTATGAAGTTTGTAATAGCCTTTGCCAAAGAAGTCTCAGGCATTATAAAAAGTTATGAAGATAGTCAGGTTTTTCATCTTCAGGACAACAAATTCGGGGTTCTTATAAAAGATCCAAATGAAAAGGAGATCTCAAAAAAGTTTCTGAAACTAGGCCAGATGGCTATAAAAGTAGACGGTATAGAGGTTCACCCCTATATCTTTGTAGGGGCTGCTCGGTGTGAAAAAAACAGCTGCGACCTCCTGAAAAAAGCTGAGTATGCCAGATTATTTGCTAAAAAAAATCTAAGAGACTATCATATGTATATACCTGAGACATCTTCAAAGATTGACAGAAATTTCAAACTTTTTGAAGAATTCCCAAGGGCAATAAGTAATGATGAGTTTTTTCTCTGCTACCATCCAAAATTTGAGGTTTCTACCGGACTGGTAAAAGAGGCCGAAGTCCTTATAAGATGGATGCACCCTAAAAAAGGGACTGTAGGCCCCAATGAATTTATCCCTTATCTAGAGACTACCACCTTTATAACAAAAATTACAAAATGGATTTTAAGACAGTCTCTGAAATCTCTCAACATAATGGAAAAAGCAGGGGTTGATATCAAACTCTCAATAAATGTACCTCTGAAGATTTTAGAAGATCCTGAATTTATTGCCTATTTAAAAGAATTGAGACAGATGGGGTATCCGTTAAAGAAAATAGAATTTGAAATCTTAGAAAGGGACTGTGTTGAAGACTTTAAAAAAATATCTCACATAATGAATTCCATAAAAAAAATGGGGATCAGCTTTTCTCTAGATGATTTTGGGACCGGTTATTCGGCTCTTTCCTATGTAAAAAAACTTCCTTTCGACAAGATAAAATTGGATATGATGTTTATAAAAGATCTCGAACAAAGTAGAGAGAATATGGGAATTGTAAAATCTGCCATAGATATGGCTCACAATATGGGAATAACTGTTGTGGCTGAGGGAGTGGAGTCTGAAGATACCCTTGAAATGCTGAAAAAGTTAAAATGTGATCATGCACAGGGGTTTTATTTTAACCACCCTCTAAGGCGTGTAGAGTTTATCAAATGGTATCACAGTGATGAAAATAAAAAATTTTTCCAAGAGATGACATCTTGA
- a CDS encoding FAD-dependent oxidoreductase → MRIIIIGSVAAGTSVAAKARRNSEECEIVIYERDRDISYSACGLPYYIGQKGIERSDLTPRDACWFKKRFNMDVRTGYEVLTIDPSKKSIEVKDHHTGEIFEDFYDKLVIATGAKPINPDITGVDNNNVFTVRNIESADKIIGYIAKTFPKKAVIIGGGYIGLELLENLVKLGIDVVLIEREKSLAGKLDRDISIYLEEYLKDKKVKFLLGEEVSEITEKKVITKSGKSIEADFVVSCTGVRPNSKLAKEIGIETFDNGAIKINHKLETSMEDIYAVGDVAMSWSIIDGAPMYVPLGSTANKMGRICGDVLTGGALRFKGILGTGIFQVFDMAVAQTGMTEAQAKNKGYDIEVIHNLKPNQTEYFEESREMVIKAIADRKSAKILGVQIVGARGVDKRIDVFVSLISMGATVDQLFHLDLAYAPPFSTTKDPVMYTGMILSNAINGKNKIITPEELIKERDDYIVIDVRSPKQYGIGHIPGAVNIPLEKLRNKAKALPNSEKYVVHCNKGVSGNAAQNIMLNMGFDCYNLSGGYKNFKIYTQLSK, encoded by the coding sequence ATGAGGATTATCATAATCGGATCAGTTGCCGCAGGAACGTCGGTTGCTGCAAAGGCCAGAAGAAATTCTGAAGAATGTGAAATAGTAATATATGAGAGAGATAGAGATATAAGTTACTCTGCATGCGGACTTCCGTATTATATAGGACAAAAGGGGATAGAGAGATCTGATCTTACTCCTAGAGATGCATGCTGGTTTAAAAAAAGGTTCAATATGGATGTGAGAACAGGATATGAGGTACTTACAATTGATCCTTCAAAAAAAAGTATAGAGGTAAAAGATCATCACACAGGAGAGATATTTGAAGATTTTTATGACAAGCTCGTTATAGCAACTGGAGCAAAACCTATAAATCCAGATATAACAGGGGTAGACAATAATAATGTTTTTACTGTGAGAAATATAGAGAGTGCCGACAAAATAATAGGATATATAGCTAAAACTTTTCCCAAAAAGGCTGTGATAATAGGAGGGGGATACATCGGTTTAGAACTCCTAGAAAACCTTGTAAAACTTGGTATAGATGTAGTCTTAATAGAAAGAGAAAAAAGTCTAGCGGGAAAATTAGACAGAGATATATCAATATACTTAGAGGAGTATCTAAAGGATAAAAAAGTAAAGTTTTTATTAGGTGAGGAAGTATCTGAGATTACTGAGAAAAAAGTAATTACAAAATCAGGCAAGTCTATAGAGGCTGATTTTGTGGTTTCTTGCACAGGAGTTCGTCCAAACTCCAAACTGGCAAAGGAGATAGGTATAGAAACCTTTGATAACGGTGCAATAAAAATTAATCATAAGTTAGAAACAAGTATGGAAGATATATATGCAGTAGGTGATGTTGCCATGTCTTGGTCTATTATAGATGGAGCTCCCATGTACGTACCCCTAGGTTCAACTGCCAACAAGATGGGTAGAATATGCGGGGATGTTCTCACAGGAGGCGCTCTGAGGTTCAAAGGGATACTTGGGACAGGGATATTTCAGGTATTTGATATGGCAGTAGCTCAGACAGGGATGACAGAGGCTCAGGCAAAGAATAAGGGCTATGATATAGAGGTAATCCACAACCTAAAACCAAATCAGACAGAATACTTTGAAGAAAGCAGAGAGATGGTAATAAAAGCCATAGCTGATAGAAAGAGCGCTAAAATTCTGGGTGTACAGATAGTAGGTGCCCGAGGTGTAGATAAAAGAATAGATGTTTTTGTTTCATTAATATCCATGGGGGCAACAGTAGATCAATTATTTCATTTGGACCTTGCCTATGCTCCTCCTTTCTCTACCACAAAAGACCCGGTTATGTATACCGGTATGATACTCAGCAATGCCATAAATGGAAAGAATAAGATAATAACTCCCGAAGAACTTATAAAAGAAAGAGACGATTATATAGTTATAGATGTGAGGTCTCCAAAACAATACGGAATAGGTCATATCCCGGGAGCTGTAAATATTCCCCTTGAAAAATTGAGAAATAAGGCAAAAGCTTTGCCAAATAGTGAAAAGTATGTAGTCCACTGCAACAAAGGTGTCTCGGGAAATGCAGCTCAAAATATAATGCTGAATATGGGATTTGACTGTTATAATCTTTCGGGAGGTTATAAGAATTTTAAGATATACACACAATTGAGCAAGTAG
- a CDS encoding YdcF family protein → MFILGKIIGQLVISPAIFIALFIFLGIFSNRYNLKKIKRVSILLGIILYIITIRPTVDLTAKLVENRVQPAAAEEIEKGEAYVVLGGGIIEKTPVGNIPSETASVRLMNTAILYNSHPKTIYITGGKVTNQQVSESSVYKKILIGLNIPDSDILTEERSRTTMENARYTSELLKKSNIKNIVLVTSASHMTRSKMTFEKQGFNVVPAPCGYIQNYKNYNMLDFIPRSDNLSYFMRLIWEFAGIVYYGIRGYL, encoded by the coding sequence ATGTTTATACTTGGAAAAATAATAGGACAGCTAGTTATATCCCCTGCTATATTTATAGCCTTGTTTATTTTTTTAGGAATATTTTCAAACAGATATAATCTAAAAAAAATAAAAAGAGTAAGTATTCTGTTAGGGATAATATTGTACATCATAACTATAAGACCCACAGTAGATTTAACTGCTAAACTAGTGGAAAACAGAGTTCAACCTGCAGCAGCAGAGGAGATAGAAAAGGGAGAGGCCTATGTAGTTTTAGGAGGAGGGATTATAGAAAAAACTCCAGTAGGAAACATTCCTAGTGAAACTGCTTCAGTTAGATTGATGAACACTGCAATTTTATACAATAGTCACCCTAAAACAATATATATAACCGGTGGTAAGGTAACAAATCAACAAGTAAGTGAAAGTTCTGTATATAAAAAAATTTTAATTGGTTTAAATATTCCAGACTCGGATATTCTGACAGAAGAAAGAAGTAGAACAACTATGGAAAATGCCAGGTATACATCTGAACTCCTAAAAAAATCTAATATTAAAAACATAGTTTTGGTTACCTCAGCATCTCATATGACAAGAAGTAAAATGACTTTTGAAAAGCAAGGATTTAATGTAGTACCTGCACCATGCGGTTATATACAGAATTATAAAAACTATAATATGCTAGACTTTATTCCAAGAAGTGACAACTTATCTTATTTTATGAGGCTTATATGGGAATTTGCAGGGATAGTGTACTATGGAATCAGGGGATATTTATAA
- a CDS encoding ABC transporter ATP-binding protein: protein MKDLLCFARYYKPHFKLVILDFICAFAMAGLDLLFPLLVQRTLDDVIPRGDLKLLYIFGAVLVALYILRYLASYVVYYWGKMLGILIEYDMRRDLFAHVQKLSFTFFDNTKTGAIMSRIVNDLSYISEFAHIGPEDFFLAILKFTGTFIIMFTMNKKLTLIIFSLVPLLIWFAAAKKNLMKKSFGKSRKKISAINSQVEDSISGIRVVQAFTNEKFENEKFQKKNTEFREAKRENFKLSAEYFSGLSFIMNIIQLTTLFFGGIFILKGEITAGIVIGFLLYVSKFMEPIRRMMLLMQSFQKGMAGFVRFRELMDKDPDIKDKPNAVALKKPMGTIQFENVSFKYASSEQDILKDFSMSIKSGEKVALVGSSGAGKTTICNLIPRFYEVERGAIKIDDRDIKNYTLESLRDNIGIIQQDVFLFSGSIEENILYGNLTASREDVIEAAKKARIYEFILSLADGFDTNVGERGVKLSGGQKQRIAIARIFLKNPKILILDEATSALDNNTERLIQESIDELTTDRTTITIAHRLSTIENADRIIVLNSEGIVEEGTHNDLVEKKGEYFSLVEKHIQETA, encoded by the coding sequence ATGAAGGATCTACTTTGTTTTGCAAGATATTATAAACCTCATTTTAAATTAGTAATACTGGACTTTATTTGTGCCTTTGCCATGGCAGGTCTTGACCTTTTATTTCCATTACTGGTACAAAGGACCCTAGATGATGTTATCCCAAGAGGAGATCTGAAACTACTTTATATATTCGGAGCTGTTCTTGTGGCACTTTATATTCTCAGGTATCTGGCTAGTTATGTTGTATATTACTGGGGTAAGATGCTAGGTATCCTTATCGAGTACGATATGAGAAGAGACTTATTTGCCCATGTTCAGAAGCTTTCCTTTACATTTTTTGACAATACAAAAACCGGGGCTATCATGTCTAGGATAGTAAATGATCTAAGTTATATATCTGAATTTGCTCATATCGGTCCCGAGGATTTCTTTTTGGCAATACTTAAGTTTACAGGGACATTTATCATTATGTTTACAATGAATAAAAAACTCACGCTTATTATATTCTCTTTGGTGCCTTTACTTATTTGGTTTGCAGCAGCCAAGAAGAACTTGATGAAAAAATCTTTTGGAAAATCCAGAAAAAAAATATCTGCCATAAACTCTCAGGTTGAAGATTCCATCTCTGGGATAAGGGTTGTACAGGCTTTTACAAATGAGAAATTTGAAAATGAAAAATTCCAGAAAAAAAATACTGAATTCAGAGAGGCTAAGAGGGAGAATTTCAAACTCTCTGCAGAATATTTTTCAGGTCTCAGTTTTATTATGAACATTATTCAGCTTACTACATTATTTTTCGGTGGGATATTTATCTTAAAAGGGGAAATCACAGCTGGTATAGTCATAGGTTTTCTTTTATATGTATCAAAATTTATGGAGCCTATAAGAAGAATGATGCTTCTTATGCAGAGTTTTCAAAAAGGTATGGCAGGTTTTGTAAGATTCAGAGAATTAATGGATAAAGACCCTGATATAAAAGACAAACCCAATGCAGTTGCACTGAAAAAACCAATGGGGACCATCCAGTTTGAAAATGTTTCTTTTAAATACGCTTCGTCTGAACAGGATATTCTAAAAGACTTTTCCATGTCAATAAAATCAGGAGAAAAAGTGGCTTTGGTAGGAAGCAGCGGAGCAGGTAAGACCACTATCTGTAACCTCATCCCTAGATTTTATGAGGTGGAGAGAGGTGCAATAAAAATAGATGATAGAGATATAAAAAACTACACCCTAGAATCTTTGAGAGATAATATTGGAATAATACAGCAGGACGTTTTTCTATTCAGTGGAAGTATAGAGGAGAATATTCTTTATGGAAATCTCACCGCTTCTAGAGAGGACGTTATAGAGGCTGCCAAAAAAGCCAGAATTTATGAGTTTATTTTATCTCTAGCTGACGGATTTGACACAAATGTAGGAGAGAGAGGAGTAAAGCTTAGTGGCGGTCAGAAGCAACGGATAGCCATTGCCAGAATATTTTTGAAAAACCCAAAAATACTGATTTTAGACGAAGCCACCAGTGCACTAGACAACAACACCGAAAGACTTATCCAGGAATCAATCGATGAACTCACCACAGACCGAACAACTATTACAATCGCTCACAGACTTTCTACAATTGAAAATGCAGACAGAATAATAGTCTTAAACAGCGAAGGAATTGTAGAAGAGGGAACTCATAACGACCTGGTAGAAAAAAAAGGAGAGTATTTCTCACTAGTAGAAAAACATATTCAGGAGACCGCATAG
- a CDS encoding sirohydrochlorin cobaltochelatase has protein sequence MKKFSILAGALLLAGTLFASEGYEKKPMFETMRAADKGAVVMVHFGSSYPETRKLTIEAINEKAEEEFKDLEVRDAFTSRIIMKILKRRGIDKDNPKEVLETLKAEGYTHVLVQATHVIDGVEAENLKKEIEEFEDDFKEIRLGTSLLTTPEDYKEVAHILGDKIGKLKRKEAAVFVGHGTHDPGTAAYPMMDYVFKSEGYKNFYVGTIEGYPIFDNVVSRLKQAKIKKVKLMPFMFVAGDHANNDIAVDWKEMLEEKGFKVEVILEGLGQQAEIQDIYMEHAKFAAEHEAEDMAKKKKEYAEGKE, from the coding sequence ATGAAGAAGTTTAGTATTTTGGCAGGAGCATTATTATTGGCAGGGACTCTTTTTGCATCAGAAGGATATGAAAAGAAGCCTATGTTTGAAACTATGAGGGCAGCGGACAAAGGGGCAGTTGTAATGGTTCACTTTGGAAGCAGTTATCCTGAAACAAGAAAATTAACAATCGAAGCGATTAACGAAAAGGCAGAAGAAGAATTTAAAGATTTAGAGGTGAGAGATGCCTTTACTTCTAGAATCATAATGAAAATACTCAAAAGAAGAGGAATAGATAAAGATAACCCTAAAGAGGTTTTAGAAACCTTAAAGGCTGAGGGATATACACATGTGTTAGTTCAGGCGACTCATGTAATCGACGGTGTAGAGGCTGAAAATCTAAAAAAAGAGATAGAAGAATTTGAGGACGATTTCAAAGAGATAAGATTGGGAACATCACTTCTTACAACTCCAGAGGACTATAAGGAAGTGGCTCATATTTTAGGAGATAAAATCGGTAAACTGAAAAGAAAAGAAGCTGCAGTATTTGTAGGACACGGGACTCACGACCCTGGAACTGCTGCCTATCCTATGATGGACTATGTCTTCAAATCTGAAGGATATAAAAATTTTTATGTAGGGACTATAGAGGGTTATCCTATATTTGACAATGTTGTTTCTAGACTAAAACAAGCGAAGATAAAAAAAGTAAAGCTTATGCCATTTATGTTTGTAGCAGGAGATCATGCCAATAATGATATCGCTGTAGACTGGAAAGAAATGCTAGAGGAAAAAGGATTTAAGGTGGAAGTTATCTTAGAAGGGCTAGGACAGCAAGCTGAAATACAGGATATCTATATGGAGCACGCTAAGTTTGCAGCCGAACATGAAGCAGAAGATATGGCTAAAAAGAAAAAAGAATACGCTGAAGGTAAAGAATAA
- a CDS encoding sirohydrochlorin cobaltochelatase: MANKNYSDNNLNICENVKKGILMVHFGTVKAEVRKNTLGLLNKNIAEKFQEFQIREAYTSRMIIKRIYTKYEVRKSTPKEALRMMAQDGFTHVIVQASHVINGLEGEYLKDEIKYFKDEFQEIRMGDPLLTLPEDYIQIADIFKKKFENTGGAVVLAGHGTRHHSNSAYGMLQTVFNIREMEEFYISTVEGYPALDDLITQLKKDRVKKVTLVPFMIVAGNHVKEDIDGEWRETLEKEGFSVEVIMRGMGEMPEIHEIFAGHIKRSINSKEKDLKNKKDTILKSI, from the coding sequence ATGGCAAATAAAAATTACTCGGATAATAATTTAAATATTTGTGAAAATGTGAAAAAGGGTATTCTGATGGTTCACTTTGGTACAGTAAAAGCAGAAGTCAGAAAAAATACTTTGGGTTTACTAAATAAAAACATAGCTGAAAAGTTTCAGGAATTTCAGATAAGAGAGGCCTATACTTCCAGAATGATAATAAAAAGAATATATACAAAATATGAAGTTAGAAAAAGTACTCCAAAAGAAGCCCTTAGGATGATGGCACAAGATGGGTTTACCCATGTTATAGTTCAGGCTAGCCATGTGATAAACGGTCTAGAGGGAGAGTATCTAAAGGATGAGATAAAATATTTTAAAGATGAATTTCAGGAAATAAGAATGGGAGACCCACTTCTGACTCTGCCAGAGGATTATATTCAGATAGCCGATATTTTTAAGAAGAAGTTTGAAAATACAGGGGGAGCAGTTGTTTTGGCAGGTCACGGAACAAGACATCACTCTAACTCTGCCTATGGTATGCTTCAGACAGTTTTTAATATAAGAGAGATGGAGGAGTTCTATATAAGTACTGTAGAAGGATATCCTGCCTTAGACGATCTGATAACTCAGCTGAAAAAAGACAGGGTGAAAAAGGTGACCCTTGTTCCTTTTATGATAGTTGCAGGAAATCATGTCAAAGAGGACATAGACGGAGAATGGCGGGAGACTCTCGAAAAAGAAGGATTTTCTGTGGAAGTTATCATGAGGGGAATGGGAGAGATGCCTGAGATACATGAGATATTTGCGGGACATATCAAAAGATCTATAAATTCTAAAGAAAAAGATCTGAAAAATAAAAAAGATACGATACTTAAAAGCATATAA
- a CDS encoding HU family DNA-binding protein yields the protein MTKKEFVKLFFEKGEFESKADAERKLDAFLTTVEDVLNDGDDVNFIGWGKFEVAERAARLGRNPKTGEEIKIEAKKVVKFKAGKKLNDKVN from the coding sequence ATGACTAAAAAAGAATTTGTTAAATTATTTTTTGAAAAAGGTGAATTTGAATCTAAGGCAGATGCAGAAAGAAAGCTAGACGCTTTTTTAACAACTGTAGAAGATGTATTAAACGACGGAGATGACGTAAACTTCATCGGATGGGGAAAATTTGAAGTAGCTGAAAGAGCTGCTAGACTTGGTAGAAACCCTAAGACTGGAGAAGAAATCAAAATCGAAGCTAAGAAAGTTGTTAAATTCAAAGCTGGTAAAAAATTAAACGACAAAGTTAACTAA
- the fusA gene encoding elongation factor G, whose product MKNYEMNQIRNVAFLGHGGSGKTTLAESLLYISGAINRMGNVDEGNTVSDYDKEEIHRSFSVNSSVVPLEYEGHKYNILDTPGYFDFEGEVVSSLRVSGGAVIVVDATSGVEVGTEKSWKKLEERGIPRIFFINKMDKGFVNYTKLLGELKEKFGKKVAPFCIPVGEKDNFQGFVNVVDLKGRKFDGKKCVDSEIPSDLDISEIRNMLFEAVAESDEELMEKYFAGEEFTQDEIHRGLHKGIVAGDIVPVLVGSAVKGIGVHTLFEMLYDYMPTPKEMKDGERMGTNPETEDVEIRKVDESEEFSAIIFKTIVDPFVGKVSLFKVNSGVLRKDMEILNATKHKKEKISNIFFLRGIKQIEADEIRSGDIGATTKLQYAETGDTLCTKSHPIVYPNIAFPKPCLYMAVEPQNKSDDEKISLSLQRLTEEDPTFVVERNYETKQLLIGGLGEKHLRVIIHKLENKFGVHSIVSEPKIAYRETIKKSIDIEGRHKKQSGGAGQFGDVFIKFEPSQEEFEFIDKIKGGVVPKQYIPAVEKGLLEAKNKGILAGYPVINFKATLHDGSYHSVDSNELSFKQAAILAFRKGIPDAEPVMLEPIMKAEIVIPENYMGDIMGDINKRRGRILGMNPVSQGEQKVIAEVPQSEMIKYATDLRSITQARGKFELSFERYEEMPPQLAQRVINEVK is encoded by the coding sequence ATGAAAAACTATGAGATGAATCAAATAAGAAATGTAGCTTTTCTAGGCCATGGAGGAAGCGGGAAGACCACCCTAGCTGAATCACTGTTATACATATCCGGTGCTATAAACAGGATGGGAAATGTAGATGAAGGAAATACAGTTTCAGACTATGATAAAGAAGAAATTCACAGAAGTTTCTCTGTAAATTCTTCTGTGGTACCTCTAGAATATGAAGGCCATAAATATAATATCCTGGATACTCCCGGTTACTTCGACTTTGAAGGGGAGGTGGTATCTTCTCTAAGAGTTTCAGGAGGTGCTGTAATTGTAGTAGATGCAACTTCGGGAGTAGAGGTAGGGACAGAAAAATCCTGGAAAAAATTAGAGGAACGGGGAATCCCCAGAATATTTTTTATAAATAAAATGGACAAGGGATTTGTAAACTACACAAAACTATTGGGAGAACTTAAAGAAAAATTTGGAAAAAAGGTGGCTCCATTTTGCATTCCCGTTGGGGAAAAGGATAATTTTCAGGGTTTTGTAAATGTAGTGGACTTAAAGGGAAGAAAATTTGACGGTAAAAAATGTGTAGACAGTGAAATTCCATCAGATCTGGATATATCAGAGATAAGAAATATGCTTTTTGAGGCAGTTGCAGAATCTGATGAAGAGCTTATGGAAAAATATTTTGCAGGAGAAGAGTTTACACAGGATGAGATACACAGAGGACTGCACAAAGGTATAGTTGCCGGAGATATAGTACCTGTGCTGGTTGGATCTGCAGTAAAGGGTATAGGGGTTCATACACTGTTTGAGATGCTCTATGATTATATGCCTACTCCTAAAGAGATGAAAGATGGGGAGAGGATGGGTACAAACCCTGAGACTGAAGATGTGGAGATCAGAAAAGTTGATGAATCTGAAGAATTTTCTGCCATAATTTTTAAGACTATCGTAGACCCCTTTGTTGGAAAGGTATCACTTTTTAAGGTGAATTCGGGAGTTCTTAGAAAAGATATGGAAATTTTAAATGCTACCAAACATAAAAAAGAAAAGATATCTAATATATTTTTCCTAAGAGGGATAAAGCAGATAGAGGCAGATGAAATACGGTCAGGAGATATAGGGGCTACAACAAAACTTCAGTATGCAGAGACTGGAGACACACTCTGCACTAAGAGTCATCCTATAGTCTATCCCAATATAGCTTTTCCTAAACCATGTCTATATATGGCTGTAGAACCTCAGAATAAAAGTGATGACGAGAAAATAAGCTTATCTTTACAAAGACTTACTGAAGAGGACCCAACTTTTGTGGTAGAACGTAACTATGAAACAAAACAACTTCTTATAGGGGGATTAGGAGAGAAACATCTCAGGGTGATAATTCATAAACTTGAGAATAAATTTGGTGTTCACAGTATTGTATCAGAGCCTAAGATTGCTTATAGAGAAACTATAAAAAAATCCATAGATATAGAGGGAAGGCATAAAAAACAATCAGGAGGAGCAGGTCAGTTTGGAGATGTTTTTATAAAATTTGAACCTAGCCAAGAGGAGTTTGAATTTATAGACAAGATAAAGGGAGGAGTAGTTCCAAAGCAATATATTCCTGCAGTTGAAAAAGGACTTTTAGAAGCAAAGAACAAAGGAATTTTAGCAGGATATCCTGTGATAAATTTCAAAGCTACTCTTCATGACGGGTCTTATCATTCTGTTGATTCCAATGAGCTTTCTTTTAAACAAGCGGCAATTTTAGCATTTAGAAAAGGGATTCCAGATGCGGAACCTGTAATGTTAGAACCGATTATGAAGGCTGAGATAGTAATACCTGAAAATTATATGGGAGATATAATGGGAGATATAAATAAACGCCGAGGAAGAATACTAGGTATGAACCCTGTATCTCAGGGAGAACAAAAAGTCATAGCAGAAGTTCCTCAAAGTGAAATGATAAAATATGCAACAGATCTAAGGTCTATAACCCAGGCAAGAGGTAAGTTTGAGCTCTCTTTCGAAAGATATGAAGAGATGCCGCCACAACTTGCACAAAGGGTAATTAATGAGGTAAAATAA